Proteins encoded within one genomic window of Gammaproteobacteria bacterium:
- a CDS encoding beta-ketoacyl synthase, protein MVTLPIIVGMGGINASGRTSFHQGFRRIIIEKLTSQARQDTYIGLASLMNLIKCKDGVFTDQDNNVVAPEQVETLFGEQILAGTLIRKIENNHFDPDATHCHKNMTLHPSDGHINFTTRAKDLPQPLPSTWTITKLEDGQAWVEIEEELVIKHDSYRDNPIKAAGQFPTGFKPETLYNSRYQARGLQATIFGATDAIRSVGIEWDTILDKISPDMVGTYSGSMVGQMQADGLGGLMKNRLNGARVSSKNLALGLNTMPTDFINGYVTGSVGVTHTATGACATFLYNLRTAVADMQSGKIRLAIVGNADSLITPEIIEGFGNMSALANEEGLKRLDNSEHADHRRTSRPFGNNCGFTIGEAAQFFVIMDDALAIEMGANILGSVADVFVNADGIKKSITAPGPGNYITMAKSVALATSIVGADSVSKHSFILAHGSSTPQNRVTESLIYDRVAKNFNINNWPIAAPKAYLGHTIGPASGDQLAWALGIFAHDIMPGITTIDKVADDVHDERLNIAIDHWQCQPMDVAFINSKGFGGNNATATVLSPNKTLAMLTKRYGDVAISEYQQKLAAVKIEQAIYQQQADNGQFKLIYRFGQGMIDDSEIELTQTSMKIPGFNHPIDLPQHNPFDDMV, encoded by the coding sequence ATGGTCACTTTACCCATTATAGTCGGCATGGGCGGCATTAACGCCTCGGGTCGTACTTCTTTTCATCAAGGTTTTCGTCGGATCATCATTGAAAAATTAACCAGCCAAGCGCGTCAAGATACTTATATTGGCCTAGCTAGTTTAATGAATTTAATTAAGTGTAAGGACGGTGTCTTTACCGACCAAGACAATAATGTTGTCGCCCCAGAGCAAGTTGAAACACTATTTGGCGAGCAGATCCTCGCTGGCACCTTAATTCGAAAAATAGAAAATAACCATTTCGATCCAGACGCGACCCATTGTCATAAAAACATGACATTGCACCCTAGTGACGGCCACATAAACTTCACTACCCGTGCTAAAGATTTACCCCAGCCCCTACCCTCAACGTGGACAATCACTAAACTTGAAGACGGCCAAGCTTGGGTTGAAATTGAAGAAGAGTTGGTGATAAAACATGACTCGTATCGCGATAACCCAATTAAAGCAGCGGGTCAATTCCCGACCGGGTTTAAACCTGAAACTTTATACAACAGCCGTTATCAAGCACGTGGCCTGCAGGCGACTATTTTTGGCGCAACCGATGCTATTCGTTCGGTGGGCATCGAATGGGACACTATTTTAGACAAGATAAGTCCTGATATGGTCGGTACTTATTCCGGCTCAATGGTTGGCCAAATGCAAGCCGACGGTTTGGGTGGTTTAATGAAAAACCGCTTAAATGGCGCGCGCGTTAGCTCGAAAAATTTAGCGCTTGGTTTAAACACCATGCCCACTGATTTTATTAATGGCTACGTTACTGGCAGTGTTGGTGTAACCCATACCGCTACCGGTGCCTGTGCAACCTTCTTATATAATTTACGTACCGCCGTGGCCGATATGCAATCGGGCAAAATCCGTTTAGCCATTGTTGGCAATGCCGACTCGTTAATCACGCCAGAGATTATCGAAGGTTTTGGTAACATGAGTGCATTGGCCAACGAAGAAGGGCTAAAAAGATTAGATAATAGCGAACATGCTGATCACCGCCGTACCAGCCGCCCGTTTGGCAACAATTGTGGTTTTACCATTGGTGAAGCGGCGCAATTTTTTGTCATAATGGACGATGCATTAGCCATTGAAATGGGCGCTAATATTTTAGGCTCTGTCGCTGATGTATTTGTAAATGCCGACGGCATTAAAAAATCGATCACTGCACCAGGTCCTGGCAACTACATTACGATGGCCAAATCTGTGGCCCTAGCCACCAGCATTGTTGGCGCTGACAGCGTATCTAAGCACAGCTTTATTTTAGCCCATGGTTCGAGTACCCCGCAAAACCGCGTTACTGAATCACTGATTTATGATCGCGTTGCCAAAAACTTTAACATTAATAATTGGCCAATTGCCGCGCCTAAAGCCTATTTGGGCCACACGATTGGTCCCGCCAGTGGCGACCAATTAGCGTGGGCACTGGGGATTTTTGCCCATGACATTATGCCGGGTATTACCACCATTGATAAAGTAGCCGATGACGTGCACGACGAAAGGCTAAACATTGCAATTGATCATTGGCAATGTCAGCCAATGGATGTTGCCTTTATCAACTCGAAAGGGTTTGGCGGAAACAATGCAACTGCGACGGTATTGTCACCCAATAAAACCCTAGCAATGTTAACTAAACGCTATGGTGATGTAGCGATAAGCGAATATCAGCAAAAATTAGCTGCGGTCAAGATTGAACAAGCAATCTATCAGCAACAGGCTGATAACGGCCAATTTAAGCTTATTTACCGTTTTGGTCAGGGCATGATTGACGACAGTGAAATTGAGCTAACTCAAACAAGCATGAAAATTCCCGGGTTTAACCACCCAATTGACCTGCCTCAACATAACCCGTTTGATGACATGGTTTAA
- a CDS encoding LysR family transcriptional regulator, translated as MKNQVSLSEIKTFVVLAQAGSFTKAAELLLCSRSHISKQLAQLEAQLGVTLLVRTTRTQQLTPQGDAFFKRCLQSLNGIEHAIERVIESADTLAGSIKINSVGGYIGEDIIAPLVHDFMNQYPEINIELDFTSKRVDLVAGEFDFVFRMGALIDSTLIARKLTNIDSDTFVSPRYLAKYGTPTSPQQLTDHRCIIGSVRHWTFINNQTKQSLDIAIAGNLTCKNGKIMVSAALAGNGIIRVPKLYCAKEVEAGLLQPLFKDWHIATTPFYLVYVQDKHQPLRLNVFKEYVIDNIAKYMPNATHQ; from the coding sequence ATGAAAAACCAAGTCAGCCTTTCAGAGATAAAAACTTTTGTGGTGTTAGCGCAAGCTGGCAGTTTTACGAAAGCGGCTGAGCTGCTCTTGTGCTCGCGCTCTCATATTTCTAAGCAACTGGCGCAGCTGGAAGCGCAGTTGGGGGTCACCTTATTGGTGAGAACGACCCGAACTCAGCAACTGACACCGCAAGGCGATGCCTTTTTTAAGCGCTGTTTGCAATCGCTCAATGGCATTGAACATGCGATAGAGCGGGTTATTGAAAGCGCTGACACGCTGGCAGGTTCGATTAAAATAAACAGTGTTGGCGGTTATATTGGTGAAGATATTATCGCGCCATTAGTGCATGACTTTATGAATCAATATCCCGAAATTAATATTGAACTCGACTTTACCAGTAAGCGGGTTGATCTAGTCGCTGGTGAGTTTGATTTTGTGTTTAGAATGGGCGCGTTAATAGACTCAACATTAATCGCGAGAAAACTGACCAATATTGATAGCGATACTTTTGTCAGCCCCCGTTATTTGGCGAAATACGGCACGCCAACCTCACCACAACAATTAACCGATCATCGATGTATCATTGGCAGTGTACGCCATTGGACGTTTATCAATAACCAAACCAAGCAAAGCTTAGACATTGCAATTGCTGGTAACTTAACCTGCAAAAACGGTAAAATTATGGTGTCAGCGGCACTCGCTGGCAACGGCATTATTAGGGTACCTAAACTTTATTGTGCTAAGGAAGTTGAAGCGGGTTTATTGCAACCATTATTTAAAGATTGGCACATTGCGACCACGCCATTTTATTTGGTATATGTGCAAGACAAGCACCAGCCGCTGCGTTTAAATGTGTTTAAAGAATACGTGATCGACAACATTGCTAAATACATGCCAAATGCCACTCATCAATGA
- a CDS encoding SDR family oxidoreductase, translated as MKKLVVITGASSGIGESLAQHMSALGHPLLLIARRLERLQALELPNAICAQVDVCDQAAFNNAVKGAVAQFGPVDLLVNNAGVMMLGQIDTQDAAEWKTMYDVNVLGLLNGMQSVLSSMKGDNTGTIINISSVAGRKTYGNHAAYCGTKFAVHAISEMVREEVADSNVRVITIAPGAVETELLSHTTSSEIINDYHSWKDSMGGVLAPIDVTNAVAYAYQQPQNVCIREIVLAPTKQQP; from the coding sequence ATGAAAAAGTTAGTTGTTATTACTGGTGCAAGTTCAGGAATTGGTGAAAGTTTAGCGCAGCACATGAGTGCGTTAGGTCATCCGTTATTATTAATTGCGCGCCGTTTAGAACGTTTACAGGCACTTGAACTACCTAATGCCATTTGCGCCCAAGTAGATGTTTGTGACCAAGCAGCATTTAATAACGCTGTTAAGGGTGCAGTAGCACAGTTTGGCCCGGTCGACTTGTTAGTCAATAACGCTGGCGTGATGATGTTAGGCCAAATAGATACTCAAGACGCTGCAGAATGGAAAACGATGTACGACGTCAATGTATTGGGTCTATTAAACGGTATGCAGTCAGTGCTATCTAGCATGAAAGGCGACAATACAGGCACCATTATCAACATTAGTTCAGTCGCCGGACGCAAGACCTATGGTAACCATGCCGCTTATTGCGGAACCAAGTTTGCTGTTCATGCAATTTCAGAAATGGTACGTGAAGAAGTCGCAGACAGTAATGTCCGAGTTATTACCATTGCCCCGGGCGCAGTGGAAACTGAACTGTTATCACACACGACCTCGAGTGAAATTATTAATGATTACCACAGCTGGAAAGACAGCATGGGCGGTGTATTAGCACCCATTGATGTGACCAATGCCGTTGCTTATGCTTACCAGCAGCCACAAAACGTTTGTATTCGTGAAATTGTTTTAGCCCCAACGAAACAGCAGCCATAA
- a CDS encoding aspartyl/asparaginyl beta-hydroxylase domain-containing protein, whose product MTQKIDPQILLNEITPLLTRDWVDHINQRCYQGGWDVLPLRALSEHFDAHPILQSFAIEAGNNWKNLAILAQCPNLNSVLDNLHCPIKSVRLMRLKPGAYIKPHRDQGLCLEQGEARLHLPIQTSDKLEFKVNQRVVPMKAGELWYINANLIHSVDNQGEEERVNLVIDCVVNSWLLKQLQLDNVYYESTS is encoded by the coding sequence ATGACTCAAAAAATTGACCCACAAATTTTACTCAATGAAATAACTCCCTTGCTCACCCGAGATTGGGTTGACCATATTAATCAGCGCTGTTATCAGGGGGGCTGGGATGTATTGCCTTTAAGAGCTTTGAGCGAACACTTTGATGCTCATCCAATTTTACAAAGTTTTGCAATTGAAGCCGGTAACAATTGGAAAAACTTAGCTATTTTAGCGCAATGTCCGAACCTTAACTCGGTGCTTGATAACCTGCACTGTCCAATAAAATCAGTGCGTTTAATGCGACTAAAACCTGGCGCTTATATTAAGCCTCACCGTGATCAAGGTTTATGCTTGGAACAAGGTGAAGCGAGGTTACACCTGCCGATTCAGACTTCAGACAAACTGGAATTTAAGGTTAACCAGCGGGTTGTGCCTATGAAAGCAGGTGAACTGTGGTATATCAATGCCAATTTAATTCATAGTGTTGATAATCAAGGTGAGGAAGAGCGAGTAAATCTGGTTATTGACTGTGTCGTTAATTCTTGGCTGTTAAAGCAACTTCAATTGGACAATGTATATTATGAAAGTACAAGTTGA